The Aeoliella mucimassa genome includes the window GGCCCGGGCGGCCTACAACCTGTTAGGGCTGCAAAGCTACTTTACCGCAGGCGAAAAGGAAGTTCGCGCGTGGACCATTCCCATCGGTGCCACGGGTCCCCAAGCAGCCGGCGTAATCCACACCGACTTCGAACGGGGGTTCATTCGCGTCGAAGTCTACTCGGTCGACGACCTTGTGCAGTACCAAAGCGAGAAAGCCATTCGCGAGGCTGGCAAGCTTCGCGTCGAAGGCAAAGAATACACCATGCAAGACGGTGACGTCTGCCATTTCCTCTTTAACGTTTAAGAGATTAGCGGCTCTCGGCGACCCTTCGCGGACCACCACCAGCGGGGTCGCCGAAACCTCGAAATGCTGACGGCCGGCAGCCGAAAGCCCCTCATGAAAATCTACACCAAGACCGGCGACACCGGCCAAACCTCGTTGTTTGGCGGCCAGCGCGTGGAGAAGGATCATCCACGCCTGGCCACCTATGGTACGGTCGACGAACTCAACGCCCACCTCGGCCTCGCCCGTGCGGCCCTGGCAACCAACCCGGCCAGTTTTTCGGCCATCGACAACTCCGTCGCCCGGGTGCAGAACGAGCTGTTCGACCTGGGAGCCGAACTGGCCACCCCGACGTCGAATCCGCGGACCATGCTCATCCAGGCGGCCACGATCACCGCGCTCGAAGACGACATCGACCACTTCGAGCAAGCGTTGCCCCCGCTCAAGGCGTTCATCCTGCCGGCCGGCACCGAAGCCTCGTGCCGCCTGCACATTGCGCGGTGTGTCTGCCGCCGAGCCGAACGCGAACTCGCCCAACTCATGCGCGACGAATCGATCCGCGGCGAACTGATTGCCTACCTCAACCGCCTTAGCGATCTGCTGTTCGTCCTCGCCCGCGCGGCCAATCACCAAGCCGGCGTCGGCGACGTGGAGTGGCAGAAATCACCAGGGTAGGGCACTCCCAGGGTACTCCGACCGCTCGCGACTCAGTCTCCGCGGGACGAAGACACTGCCCTGCGCGATAAAACTCTACGGCGAGCGATCCAGAACACGAGCACCAGCGCGGGGAGCCAGGCCAGCACGAAGAGGGTGCTGCGGATGGGATCGCGATACTGTTTTACTTGCCCTGTCGCTGCATCGAACGTGATCGTCTCGCCGACGTTCGTGCGAATCGAAAACTCCTGGTATTGGTAGTCGTACTCGGTACTTGTCACTCGAATCGTATGGTCTTCGGCGAGCACCTGCTTCAACCAAAGATGTGGGGCAATGTCGTCGTAGTAGACCGTGTGGTACTCGCCCGACGACGACAAGAACGTGGCAATCTCGCGGTAACACCCCGGCCACTCGAGTTTGGTGAAGTCCCCCGGCAAGACTACCGACGCCCGATCGTCGGCGACATACGCCGGGTGATCCAACCAGAGCGCGGGAAACGCCCACAGTAAGGTGGGGGAGTCGCCGCTGGTGTAGAGTCCACTCTGCGGGTACTTCTCGCGGATTGCCCGACACAAAGTCGGCTCGACGTTGATGGAGTCCTGGTCCCGCAGTTCCTCCTCTAGCGAAACGGGAGGAATATGAACCACCACGCAATCCACATTCTCCGCTTGCTCGATCCACGTGCCAGGGGCTATCAAGATTCCCGCCAGAGAGACGGGTGGAGTTGCCAATAG containing:
- a CDS encoding cob(I)yrinic acid a,c-diamide adenosyltransferase, which gives rise to MKIYTKTGDTGQTSLFGGQRVEKDHPRLATYGTVDELNAHLGLARAALATNPASFSAIDNSVARVQNELFDLGAELATPTSNPRTMLIQAATITALEDDIDHFEQALPPLKAFILPAGTEASCRLHIARCVCRRAERELAQLMRDESIRGELIAYLNRLSDLLFVLARAANHQAGVGDVEWQKSPG